The Thermus oshimai DSM 12092 nucleotide sequence AGTTCTTGGGAAGGTCGGGGTAGAAGTAGTTCTTGCGGTGGAAGAGGAGCCGGTCGGGGATCTGGGCCCCCAGGGCCAGGGCCAGCATGAGGCCCAGGTCCAGGGCCTCCTCGTTCACCACCGGTAAGGCGCCCGGCAGGCCCAGGCAGACCGGGCAGACCTGGCTGTTGGGCGGGGCCCCGAAGGGGTCGGCGGGGCAGCCGCAGAAGATCTTGGTCCGGGTCTTGAGCTGGAGGTGCACCTCGAGGCCGATGACCGCCTCAAAGGGGCCGGTGGCCTGACCCAACATGGGCCCAGTTTACCGGATCACTTGGGCCGACCCTCCTTTTCCCCTGCTCCCGCCAGGCGCATGAACTCCTTGGGGTCCACGGCCCGGGCCAGGCCCATCTCGTAGGTGATGAGCTTGCGCTTGTAGAGGTCCGCCAGGCAGGCGTCCATGGTGACCATCCCGTACTGCCCCCCGGTCTGGATCACGCTCCTTAGCTGGTGGCTCTTCCCCTCGCGGATGAGGGCCCGCACCGCGGGGGTGGCGATCATGAGCTCGTAGGCCAGGACCCTGCCCCCGCCGAAGGCCTTGGGCAGGAGCTGCTGGGTGAGGACGGCCACCAGGTTGTTGGAAAGCTGCACCCGCACCTGCTCCTGTTGGTTCTCGGGGAAGACGTCGATGATGCGGTCGATGGTCTCGGGGGCGGAGTTGGTGTGCAGGGTGCCCATGACCAGGTGGCCGGTCTCCGCGGCGGTGATGGCCGCGGCGATGGTCTCGTAGTCCCGCATCTCCCCCACCAGGATCACGTCCGGGGCCTGGCGGAGGACGCTTCTTAGGGCCTTGTGGAAGCCGTGGGTGTCCGAACCGATCTCCCGCTGGTTGATGATAGCCCTCTTGTGGCGGTGGAAGAACTCGATGGGGTCCTCGATGGTCACGATGTGCACGGGCTTGCGCTCGTTGATGTAGTCGATCATGGAGGCCAGGGTGGTGCTCTTCCCGCTTCCCGTAGGCCCCGTGACCAGGACCAGGCCCCGGGGGCTCAGGGCGATCTCGGCGATGTTTTTGGGCAGGCCCAGCTCCTCAAAGCTCTTGATCTGGGCGGGCACCACCCGCAAGACCCCGCCCACGCTCCCCCGCTGGAGGAAGACGTTGACCCGGTAGCGCCCCTTGCCGGGGAGGCTGAAGGAGAAGTCCAGCTCCTTTTCCTCCTCAAAGACCCGCTGTTGCTTCTCGTCCATGAGGGCGTACATGAGGCGGCGGGTCTCCTGGGGGGTGAGGGGCTCGTACTCCGTGGGGTGGAACTCCCCGTCCACCTTGATCATGGGCGGAAGGCCCACGGTGATGACCAGGTCGCTGGCGCCCCGCTCCACGGCCAGGGAAAGCAGATCTACGATGTCCGGCGCTTTCGGCATAGCGCACCCCTTTACTCAATGGTACGGGCCAGGACCTCCTCGAGGGTGGTGATCCCCTGGAGGGCCTTGTAGATCCCGTCTTCCCGCAGGGTCTTCATGCCCTTCCTGCGGGCGATCTCCTTGATCTCCGTGGCCGACTTCCCCGCCACGATGGCGTGGCGGATCTCGTCGTCCACCACCAAAAGCTCGTGGATGGCGTAGCGGCCCTTGTACCCCGTGCCCCCGCACCGCTCGCACCCCAGGCCCTTGTAGAGCTTGGCCCCCCGGATCTCCTCTTCGCTAAGCCCCAGGCGCCTTAGGACCTCGGGGTCGGGCTTCACCTCCTGCTTGCACCCCTCGCAGATCTTCCGCACCAGCCTCTGGGAGAGCACCCCGATGAGGGCCGCGGAGATGTTGAAGAGCTCCACCCCCATCTCGTCCAGGCGGGTGATGGCCTGGGCGGCATCGTTGGTGTGCAGGGTGGCGATGACCAGGTGGCCGGTGAGGGCGGCCTCGGTGGCGATCTTGGCCGTTTCCGAGTCCCGGATCTCCCCCACCATGATGATGTCCGGGTCCTGCCGGAGGAAGGCCCTAAGCGCGCGGGCGAAGGTGAGCCCGGCCTGCGGGTTCACCTGGGTCTGGTTGATGCCCGGGATCTCGTACTCCACTGGGTCCTCGATGGTCTGGGTGTTCTTATCGGGGGTGGCGATGCGCTTCAGGATGGAGAAGGTGGTGAAGCTCTTCCCTGACCCTGTGGGCCCGGTGATGAGGAAGATGCCGTAGGGTTTTTCGATGACTTCCTTAAAGCGCTGGAAGACCTCAGGGGCGAACCCAAGCCCCTCAATCTCGGGGATGTCCGAGGCCTTTTTCAAAAGGCGCATGACGGCCTTCTCCCCGTACACCGTGGGCAGGGTGGAGAGGCGGAGGTCCAGGTCCACCCCCCCTTCCCGGTAGCGCACGCGGCCGTCCTGGGGGAGACGCCTCTCCGCAATGTCCAGACCCCCCAGGATCTTGATCACGCTGATTACCGGCCCCAAGGCCCCTTTGGGCAGGGTGGTGTACTGGCGCAGGGTGCCGTCAACCCGGAGGCGCACCAGGACGTCGCCCTGGCGGGGTTCGATGTGGATGTCCGAGGCGTCTTGGAGGTAGGCCTCCCGGATCACCTGCTTGACGAAGCGCTGGGCGGCGCTCTCGTCCAGGTCCAGGCTGGGGGCCTCCTCCTCCTTGAAGCCCCGGGAGAGCTCCTTGGCGATCTCCCCCAGCTCCGCCTTGCCGTAGAAGCGCTCGATGAGCTTGGTGATGGCCGCCTCCGGGGCCACCGCGGGGGCCAGGGTGTAGTTCAGCCCCTTGCGCTTGAAGTACTGCTTGAGGTCGTCCAGAACGATGATGTTCCGGGGTTCCCGCATGAGGAGGACCAGGGTGTTCCCCTCCAGGTGGTGGGGGAAGACCCCGTAGCGCCGGGCCAGGTCCTCGGGGAGGAGGAGGGCCACCCCGGGGTCGGGGGGGCTTTCCTCGGGGTTGATGTAGGGGTAGCCCAGCTGGGCGGCCATGGCCTGGGCCAGGGCCTCGGGCTTGAGCTTGCCGGACTGGATCAGGGTGTCCTCTAGGCGCCCCCCACCCTGGCGCTGCTTCTTCAGGGCCTCCTCCACGTCCTCGGGGCGGACGAGGCCCAGCTCCACCAGGATCTCCCCCAGGGGCTTGGCCTTGGGGAGGGTTTCCTGCACCGCCAGGGCCTCCTTCAGGGCCTCCCGGGAGAGCTTCCCCTCCTGGACCAACACCTCCCCGAGCCGCCCCTTCTCCGGGTAGACCCGGTGGAAGAGCTCTTCCCAGGCCCTGGGCAGGGTGAGGTAGAAATGGGCCGGCTTGCCCAAAAGCTCCTCCACCTGGGCCTTGTGCCGGGGGTCGGAGAGGACCACCTCCACCTTCCCGTCCTTGAGGCCCACGGGCACCGCGCTGTAGCGGAGGGCATCCGAGCGGAGGAGGAGGCGGGTGGCCTCGAGGGCGGGGGTGAGCCCTGCGGTGTCCTCCAGGAACTCCAGGCCGTTCTGCTCCGCCAGGACCCGGTAAAGGGCCTTCTCGTCCAGCCCCTTTCGCACCAGGATCCGCCCCAAAAGGTCCCCCGTCTTTTCCTGCTCCACCAGGGCCTCCTCCAGGGTGTCCCGGCTTATGAGGCCCTTCTCTACCAGAAGCTCCCCCAGGCGCATCTCCGCCCCGCTGGGCCCGGAAGGGGGTGGGGGCACGGGGAGGCCCAGCTCGGGGTAGGCCTTGGCCAGGGTGTAGAGGAAGGCGCTCTTGGTGGTCTGGTAGGGTTCCACCACCAGCCCGGTGAGGTCCTCCACCTCTTCCAGGGCGAGGGTGTCCAGGGGGTTCACGAAGGCCACCCGCACCACCCCCGCCTCCTCGTCCAGGGCGAAGGGGATGGCCTGGAGCTCCTTGGCCTTCTCCGCGGGGAGAAGGGCCCGCACCTTGGGGGGGATCTCCAGGGTGTGGAGCTCCACCAGGGGGATGCCGAAGTGGTCCTCTATGGCCTGGGCGATGCGGCGCTCGGAGAGGAGGCCCATGTCCACCAGGACCTCGGCCAAGGACCCCCCCACCTCCCGGTGCCGCTCTAAGGCCATCTGGAGCTCCTCGTCCGTGAGGAGGCCCGCGTCCAAAAGGATGGCCCCAAGCCGCTTGTCGCCGATGGTCAGGACGCTCATGATCCCATGCCCTCCCAGGGTCTTCTAAACGGAGTTTCCAATAGCCGTATGAAACGCGTGTAAAAGAACTCCTGTTCCCTCAGGGGGGGGACCAGGACCGTGTAGGCCCCAAGGAGGTTCCCCCCCAGGATGTCCGTGAAGATCTGGTCCCCCACCACGGCCACCTCCCGTGGGGGGAGCCCCAGGGTCTTTAGGGCCTTCCGGAAGCCTGCCCAGGGCTTTAGGGCCGGGGCGTGGCCGGGCAGGCCGAGCTTTTCTTGGATGCGGGCGAAGCGCTCGGGCAGGGCGTTGGAAAGGAGGTAGACCGGCACCGCCTCCCTCAAGCCCTTAAGCCAGGCCAGGTGGGCCTCGGGCACCTCCTCCTCCCCGTAGGGGAGCAGGGTGTTGTCTAGGTCCAGGATGACCCCCTTAAGCCCCCGCTCCCAAAGCCACGCCGGGGTGAGGTGGAGGAGGGAGGGGAGGGTGGCCTTGGGCCAGAGCATGCCCCCATTGTGCCACGCGCCCCCTTAAAGGGGGCTTAAAAGGACCAGCCCCCACATCCGCCCCGTCTTCCCCCGGTCCCGGCGGTGGGAGAAGAGGGTGGGCTCGCAGTGGGTGCAAAGCCCCACCCGGTAGACCTGCCCCTTTGGGATGCCCGCTTGCCGGGCCTGGAGGAGGAGGGCGGCCTCGAGGTCCAGGAGGTACTTCCCGGGGGCGCTTGGGTCCTCGCGGAAGGTGGGA carries:
- a CDS encoding type IV pilus twitching motility protein PilT, producing MPKAPDIVDLLSLAVERGASDLVITVGLPPMIKVDGEFHPTEYEPLTPQETRRLMYALMDEKQQRVFEEEKELDFSFSLPGKGRYRVNVFLQRGSVGGVLRVVPAQIKSFEELGLPKNIAEIALSPRGLVLVTGPTGSGKSTTLASMIDYINERKPVHIVTIEDPIEFFHRHKRAIINQREIGSDTHGFHKALRSVLRQAPDVILVGEMRDYETIAAAITAAETGHLVMGTLHTNSAPETIDRIIDVFPENQQEQVRVQLSNNLVAVLTQQLLPKAFGGGRVLAYELMIATPAVRALIREGKSHQLRSVIQTGGQYGMVTMDACLADLYKRKLITYEMGLARAVDPKEFMRLAGAGEKEGRPK
- the pilB gene encoding type IV pilus assembly ATPase PilB; amino-acid sequence: MSVLTIGDKRLGAILLDAGLLTDEELQMALERHREVGGSLAEVLVDMGLLSERRIAQAIEDHFGIPLVELHTLEIPPKVRALLPAEKAKELQAIPFALDEEAGVVRVAFVNPLDTLALEEVEDLTGLVVEPYQTTKSAFLYTLAKAYPELGLPVPPPPSGPSGAEMRLGELLVEKGLISRDTLEEALVEQEKTGDLLGRILVRKGLDEKALYRVLAEQNGLEFLEDTAGLTPALEATRLLLRSDALRYSAVPVGLKDGKVEVVLSDPRHKAQVEELLGKPAHFYLTLPRAWEELFHRVYPEKGRLGEVLVQEGKLSREALKEALAVQETLPKAKPLGEILVELGLVRPEDVEEALKKQRQGGGRLEDTLIQSGKLKPEALAQAMAAQLGYPYINPEESPPDPGVALLLPEDLARRYGVFPHHLEGNTLVLLMREPRNIIVLDDLKQYFKRKGLNYTLAPAVAPEAAITKLIERFYGKAELGEIAKELSRGFKEEEAPSLDLDESAAQRFVKQVIREAYLQDASDIHIEPRQGDVLVRLRVDGTLRQYTTLPKGALGPVISVIKILGGLDIAERRLPQDGRVRYREGGVDLDLRLSTLPTVYGEKAVMRLLKKASDIPEIEGLGFAPEVFQRFKEVIEKPYGIFLITGPTGSGKSFTTFSILKRIATPDKNTQTIEDPVEYEIPGINQTQVNPQAGLTFARALRAFLRQDPDIIMVGEIRDSETAKIATEAALTGHLVIATLHTNDAAQAITRLDEMGVELFNISAALIGVLSQRLVRKICEGCKQEVKPDPEVLRRLGLSEEEIRGAKLYKGLGCERCGGTGYKGRYAIHELLVVDDEIRHAIVAGKSATEIKEIARRKGMKTLREDGIYKALQGITTLEEVLARTIE
- a CDS encoding YqeG family HAD IIIA-type phosphatase, which gives rise to MLWPKATLPSLLHLTPAWLWERGLKGVILDLDNTLLPYGEEEVPEAHLAWLKGLREAVPVYLLSNALPERFARIQEKLGLPGHAPALKPWAGFRKALKTLGLPPREVAVVGDQIFTDILGGNLLGAYTVLVPPLREQEFFYTRFIRLLETPFRRPWEGMGS